In Flavobacterium sp. N3904, one DNA window encodes the following:
- the murD gene encoding UDP-N-acetylmuramoyl-L-alanine--D-glutamate ligase, with product MRLVILGGGESGVGTAILGKKKGYDVFVSDFGKINDSYKEVLIINGIAWEEEKHTEELILNADVVMKSPGIPDKSPIVKQLKKNGVEVISEIEFAAPFTEATTIGITGSNGKTTTTMLTYHLLKSAGLNVGLGGNIGKSFAWQVAENEFDIYVIELSSFQLDGIVNYKPHIAIITNISPDHLDRYDYNYQNYIDSKFRITMNQTKEDYLVYDANDEAILEWLKNNNTNAKLIPFSLTDEFNEGAYIKNNKMEIKINQEEFTMDTEYIALEGKHNTKNAMAATSVAKILQIRNATIRESLSNFQGVEHRLEKVLKIQNVQYINDSKATNVNSVFYALDSMNTPTVWIVGGVDKGNDYHELMSLVREKVKAIICLGVDNKKIIDAFGNVVDIMIEVTNMEEAVRMAQRLSEKGDTVLLSPACASFDLFENYEDRGRQFKQAVKNL from the coding sequence ATGCGACTAGTGATTTTAGGAGGAGGCGAAAGTGGTGTTGGTACCGCTATTTTGGGAAAGAAAAAAGGATATGATGTTTTTGTTTCCGATTTCGGAAAAATAAATGATAGTTACAAAGAAGTTCTTATAATTAATGGAATTGCTTGGGAAGAAGAAAAACATACCGAAGAACTAATATTGAATGCTGATGTCGTCATGAAAAGTCCTGGTATTCCTGATAAGTCACCAATTGTTAAGCAGCTAAAGAAAAATGGAGTCGAAGTAATCTCTGAAATTGAGTTCGCAGCGCCTTTTACCGAAGCAACAACTATTGGAATTACTGGGAGTAATGGCAAAACGACTACCACAATGCTTACTTATCATTTGCTAAAATCTGCAGGATTGAATGTAGGATTGGGCGGGAATATCGGAAAAAGTTTTGCTTGGCAGGTGGCCGAAAATGAATTTGATATTTATGTGATAGAGTTGAGCAGTTTTCAGCTGGACGGAATAGTAAATTATAAACCGCATATTGCCATAATAACAAATATCAGCCCGGATCATTTAGATCGATACGATTACAATTATCAAAATTATATTGATTCTAAATTCAGAATCACAATGAATCAAACCAAAGAAGATTATCTGGTTTATGATGCAAATGACGAAGCCATTTTAGAATGGTTGAAAAATAATAATACTAATGCCAAATTAATTCCTTTTTCATTAACCGATGAATTTAATGAAGGAGCATATATAAAAAACAACAAAATGGAGATAAAGATCAATCAAGAAGAGTTTACAATGGATACAGAATATATTGCATTAGAAGGAAAACATAACACAAAAAATGCAATGGCAGCAACATCTGTAGCCAAGATTTTGCAAATTAGAAATGCAACTATCCGTGAAAGCTTGTCTAATTTCCAAGGGGTTGAACATCGTTTGGAAAAAGTATTGAAAATTCAAAACGTTCAATATATCAATGATTCTAAAGCGACCAATGTGAATTCTGTTTTTTATGCATTAGATAGCATGAACACACCAACAGTTTGGATTGTGGGCGGAGTTGATAAAGGAAATGATTATCATGAATTAATGTCTTTAGTTCGTGAAAAAGTGAAAGCTATTATTTGTTTAGGGGTTGATAATAAAAAAATTATTGATGCATTCGGAAATGTAGTTGACATCATGATCGAAGTAACCAATATGGAAGAAGCGGTTAGGATGGCACAGCGTTTGTCTGAAAAAGGTGATACTGTTTTATTGTCACCAGCTTGTGCCAGTTTTGATTTATTCGAAAATTACGAAGACAGAGGAAGACAGTTTAAACAAGCTGTAAAGAATCTATAA
- the mraY gene encoding phospho-N-acetylmuramoyl-pentapeptide-transferase — protein sequence MLYYLFQYLDKVMDVPGTGVFQYITFRSALALMLSLLLSTIYGKRIIGFLSRQQVGETVRELGLAGQNEKAGTPTMGGIIIIFATLIPVLLFAKLHNIYIILLIVTTLWMGTIGFIDDYIKIFKKDKQGLKGIFKVFGQVGLGLIVGSVLYFSPAVTVRTDTGSSDIFKNATETVVKQASQEEKSTATTIPFFKNNEFDYAEILAWTGDGYEKWAWLIFIPIVIFIITAVSNGANLTDGIDGLAAGTSAVSVFALAIFTFVSGNIIFSNYLNIMYIPNSGEMTVFISAFLGALIGFLWYNSYPASVFMGDTGSLTIGGIIAVLAIAVRKEMLIPLLCGIFLVENFSVVLQVSYFKYTKKRFGEGRRIFLMSPLHHHYQKKGYHESKIVTRFWIVAIMLAILSIVTLKLR from the coding sequence ATGCTATACTACTTATTTCAATATTTAGACAAAGTAATGGATGTTCCTGGAACTGGGGTTTTTCAATATATAACTTTTAGATCTGCATTAGCTTTGATGCTGTCATTATTATTGTCTACTATTTATGGTAAACGTATTATTGGATTTTTAAGTAGACAGCAAGTAGGAGAGACCGTTCGAGAATTGGGTTTGGCCGGGCAAAATGAAAAAGCCGGAACGCCAACGATGGGAGGAATCATCATCATATTTGCTACCTTAATTCCAGTTCTTTTATTTGCAAAATTGCATAATATATATATCATTTTATTGATAGTTACTACCTTATGGATGGGAACTATTGGATTTATTGACGATTATATTAAAATTTTCAAAAAAGACAAACAAGGACTTAAAGGAATCTTCAAAGTTTTTGGACAAGTTGGTTTGGGATTGATTGTTGGTTCGGTATTGTATTTTAGTCCGGCTGTAACGGTACGAACAGATACAGGAAGTAGCGATATTTTTAAAAACGCTACAGAAACGGTTGTAAAGCAGGCTTCACAAGAAGAGAAATCGACAGCAACTACAATTCCGTTTTTTAAGAACAATGAATTTGATTATGCTGAAATTTTGGCATGGACTGGTGATGGATATGAAAAATGGGCTTGGTTGATTTTTATTCCTATTGTAATTTTTATTATCACAGCAGTTTCAAATGGCGCCAACTTAACAGATGGTATTGATGGTTTGGCGGCAGGTACATCGGCGGTTTCTGTTTTTGCACTTGCAATTTTCACCTTTGTTTCGGGGAATATTATATTTTCTAATTATTTAAATATAATGTATATACCAAATTCTGGTGAAATGACTGTTTTTATATCTGCATTTCTCGGAGCTTTGATTGGGTTTTTATGGTACAATTCGTATCCGGCATCTGTTTTTATGGGAGACACCGGAAGTCTAACAATTGGAGGAATCATTGCTGTTCTTGCTATTGCCGTAAGAAAAGAAATGCTCATTCCTTTATTGTGTGGAATATTTTTGGTTGAAAATTTCTCTGTCGTTTTACAAGTTAGTTATTTTAAATACACTAAAAAGCGTTTTGGGGAAGGTAGGAGAATTTTCCTTATGTCGCCTTTGCATCATCACTATCAGAAAAAAGGATATCACGAAAGTAAGATTGTAACGCGTTTTTGGATTGTAGCTATCATGTTGGCCATATTGTCAATAGTAACTCTAAAATTAAGATAG
- a CDS encoding UDP-N-acetylmuramoyl-L-alanyl-D-glutamate--2,6-diaminopimelate ligase, whose amino-acid sequence MSILKDILYKVAIESVTGSTEIAINKIEFDSRKIEENDVFVAIRGTISDGHDFIEKAIELGATAVICDTLPLSLRKGVTYVCVNDTNAALAFIAANYFENPSNGLKLVGITGTNGKTTIASLLYQLFKKAGFKVGLLSTVKILVDDVEYKATHTTPDSITINHFLKEMVNAGVEYCFMEVSSHGIHQKRTEGLHFVGGVFTNLSHDHLDYHPTFAEYRDVKKAFFDQLATNAFALSNIDDKNGQVMLQNTKAKKLTYALKSYADYKAQILENQLSGLLLKINGNEVWVKLIGTFNAYNLLAIYGIAIELGLDSLEVLRLMSELESVSGRFQFIVSNSNITAIVDYAHTPDALENVLNTINDVRTKNEQLITVVGCGGNRDTAKRPIMAGIASELSDKVILTSDNPRNEEPEVIIQEMEKGVAAQNYKKVLAITDRLQAIKTACQLAQPNDIILIAGKGHETYQEIKGVRHDFDDMKNVKEILGQLLK is encoded by the coding sequence ATGAGTATATTAAAAGATATATTATATAAAGTCGCTATTGAATCAGTTACTGGTTCGACTGAAATTGCTATTAACAAAATTGAATTTGATTCTAGAAAAATTGAAGAAAATGACGTTTTTGTTGCGATTCGCGGTACAATTTCAGATGGACATGATTTTATAGAAAAAGCAATCGAACTCGGAGCTACAGCAGTTATTTGCGACACTTTACCTTTGAGTTTAAGAAAGGGTGTTACATATGTTTGTGTAAATGATACCAATGCCGCTCTGGCTTTCATAGCAGCGAATTATTTCGAAAATCCATCTAATGGTTTGAAACTGGTTGGAATTACTGGAACGAATGGCAAAACAACCATTGCTTCATTATTGTATCAATTGTTCAAAAAAGCGGGATTCAAAGTTGGTTTGTTGTCTACGGTCAAAATTTTAGTGGATGATGTAGAATATAAAGCCACACATACTACGCCCGATTCGATTACGATTAATCATTTTCTGAAAGAGATGGTTAATGCAGGTGTTGAGTATTGTTTTATGGAAGTAAGTTCTCATGGGATTCATCAAAAAAGAACGGAAGGATTACATTTTGTAGGAGGTGTTTTTACCAATTTGTCTCACGATCATTTGGATTATCATCCCACTTTTGCCGAGTATAGAGATGTTAAAAAAGCATTTTTTGATCAATTGGCAACAAATGCTTTTGCATTGTCAAATATTGATGACAAGAACGGACAAGTAATGCTTCAAAATACAAAAGCTAAAAAACTGACGTATGCTTTAAAATCCTATGCCGATTATAAAGCTCAAATATTGGAAAATCAGTTGTCTGGTTTGTTGTTGAAAATTAACGGAAATGAAGTTTGGGTAAAACTGATAGGAACTTTTAATGCTTATAACCTTCTGGCTATTTATGGAATAGCTATTGAACTTGGTTTGGATAGCTTAGAAGTATTACGATTAATGTCAGAATTGGAGAGCGTTTCAGGGCGTTTTCAATTTATAGTTTCCAATTCGAATATTACTGCAATTGTAGATTATGCCCATACACCAGATGCTCTTGAAAACGTTTTGAATACCATTAATGATGTTCGAACAAAGAATGAGCAATTGATTACGGTCGTAGGTTGTGGTGGAAATAGAGATACTGCAAAACGACCTATTATGGCGGGAATTGCTTCAGAATTAAGCGATAAAGTAATCTTAACTTCGGATAATCCAAGAAATGAGGAACCAGAAGTTATTATTCAGGAAATGGAAAAAGGAGTTGCTGCTCAAAATTATAAAAAAGTTTTAGCGATTACAGATAGATTGCAAGCGATAAAAACGGCTTGTCAATTGGCTCAGCCAAATGATATTATATTGATTGCTGGTAAGGGACATGAAACCTATCAGGAAATTAAAGGTGTTCGTCATGATTTTGATGATATGAAAAATGTGAAAGAAATTTTAGGTCAACTGTTAAAATAA
- a CDS encoding penicillin-binding protein: MALEDKYISYRTYLVAVFIFLMAIAIAVKLTNIQWVDGDHYRHLAKERTVKNFVIPANKGNIYSADGSLLATSIPNYVIRFDAVAPKTEAFEKNIKSLSDSLSFVLRRSSSSIQNELRRARVHKSRYLLVAQDLSYTEYMKIKGFPLFNLGAYKGGIIVEQKTIREHPIGKIAERTIGYERKMPEGYSDGKGIEWAYSKYLNGKDGKILKQKIAKGQWKPIRDVNEVEPQDGYDVISTIDVYIQDIAHHALLKQLEEYQADHGCVVVMETKTGHIKAISNLGRANDGSYYETTNYAYAESHEPGSTFKLVDLMTILEDKVADTSTVYDSHGGEITYSGRKVRDSHEGGYGKISLARGFEVSSNTVMVQAVYNNYKNNPSKFVNHINSYGLNKKLGLIFKGEGAPFIPQPKDKNWSNLSLPWMAFGYGVSVTPLQTLTYYNAVANNGVMVKPQLVSEIKAWNKTIKKFNTEVINPRICSPETILKLKAVLANVVKKGTGSKLYSKDFPMAGKTGTAQANYATNGGKDKHYVSSFVGYFPADNPKYSCIVVVHKPNTANNDYYGADVAGPVFKRIAQKIYTDTPSTNVIKKLDGSIPKQDNDYNSYFVKNQKEYRYIPNVRGMSGMDAVALLENLGMKVKAVGVGKVKKQSIQAGQNIVKNSIILLELS; the protein is encoded by the coding sequence ATGGCATTAGAAGATAAATATATATCCTATAGAACCTATCTGGTTGCTGTTTTCATCTTTTTGATGGCAATCGCTATTGCTGTAAAATTAACTAATATTCAATGGGTTGATGGAGATCATTACAGACACTTGGCCAAAGAACGAACGGTTAAGAATTTTGTGATTCCTGCCAATAAAGGAAATATTTATTCTGCTGACGGAAGTCTTTTAGCTACTTCGATTCCTAATTATGTTATTCGTTTTGATGCCGTTGCTCCTAAAACAGAGGCATTTGAAAAAAATATAAAATCACTATCGGATTCATTGTCATTTGTGCTTAGAAGATCAAGTAGCAGTATTCAAAATGAACTAAGAAGAGCTAGAGTTCATAAAAGCAGGTACTTACTAGTTGCTCAAGACTTGAGTTATACGGAATATATGAAAATAAAAGGGTTTCCTTTGTTTAATTTGGGAGCCTACAAAGGTGGGATAATTGTTGAACAAAAAACAATTAGAGAGCATCCAATAGGAAAAATTGCAGAACGTACGATTGGTTACGAAAGAAAAATGCCAGAAGGTTATTCTGATGGAAAAGGAATCGAATGGGCTTATAGCAAATACCTTAACGGGAAAGACGGTAAAATATTAAAGCAAAAAATTGCAAAAGGGCAATGGAAACCGATTCGAGATGTAAACGAAGTGGAGCCTCAAGATGGATATGATGTTATTTCAACAATAGATGTTTATATTCAGGACATTGCGCACCATGCTTTATTAAAACAATTAGAAGAATACCAAGCTGATCACGGTTGCGTTGTGGTTATGGAAACTAAGACAGGTCATATCAAAGCGATTTCAAATTTAGGGAGAGCAAATGATGGAAGTTATTATGAAACTACCAATTATGCTTATGCCGAATCTCATGAGCCAGGTTCTACATTTAAGTTAGTCGATTTGATGACGATTTTGGAAGATAAAGTTGCAGATACGAGTACAGTTTATGATAGTCATGGTGGCGAAATTACCTATTCGGGACGAAAAGTAAGAGATTCGCATGAAGGAGGTTATGGCAAAATATCGTTGGCTCGAGGCTTTGAAGTTTCTTCAAATACAGTAATGGTTCAGGCTGTCTATAATAATTACAAAAACAACCCTTCCAAATTTGTAAATCATATTAATTCATATGGTTTGAATAAAAAGTTGGGATTAATTTTTAAAGGAGAAGGAGCGCCATTTATACCGCAGCCAAAGGATAAAAACTGGTCCAATCTTTCTCTGCCTTGGATGGCATTTGGTTATGGTGTTTCAGTTACACCATTGCAAACATTAACATATTATAATGCCGTTGCAAATAATGGAGTAATGGTAAAACCACAATTGGTTTCTGAGATTAAAGCTTGGAATAAAACCATTAAAAAATTTAATACCGAAGTCATTAATCCAAGGATTTGTTCTCCAGAAACGATTTTGAAACTCAAAGCTGTTTTGGCTAATGTAGTTAAGAAAGGAACGGGTTCAAAATTGTATTCTAAAGATTTTCCAATGGCTGGAAAAACAGGTACAGCTCAAGCAAATTATGCGACAAATGGCGGTAAAGACAAACATTATGTCTCGTCGTTTGTGGGTTATTTTCCTGCAGATAATCCTAAGTATTCCTGTATTGTCGTAGTTCATAAGCCCAATACAGCCAATAATGATTATTATGGTGCAGATGTTGCTGGTCCGGTTTTTAAAAGAATTGCACAAAAAATTTATACAGATACACCTTCTACAAATGTTATCAAAAAGCTAGACGGAAGTATCCCAAAACAAGATAATGACTACAACTCTTATTTTGTAAAAAATCAAAAAGAATACCGATACATTCCAAATGTAAGAGGAATGTCTGGAATGGATGCAGTGGCATTATTAGAGAATTTGGGAATGAAAGTAAAAGCCGTTGGTGTTGGGAAAGTTAAAAAACAATCGATTCAAGCAGGGCAAAATATTGTAAAAAATTCAATTATACTATTGGAATTATCATGA
- a CDS encoding FtsL-like putative cell division protein codes for MKGGIYNILKAQFLIDDNAVKNWRFIVFVILLAIIMIANTQRYEQKVFKIIELTNKVKELRSEFVDRRSELMKLKMESTVSEKMEAKQIFPSTVPPIKIEVKKEEEKNFLEKIWH; via the coding sequence ATGAAAGGCGGAATTTATAACATATTAAAAGCACAGTTTCTAATAGACGATAATGCAGTCAAAAATTGGCGTTTTATCGTATTTGTGATTTTATTGGCTATAATAATGATTGCAAACACACAACGATACGAACAAAAAGTATTCAAGATTATTGAATTGACAAACAAAGTAAAGGAATTGCGTTCTGAATTTGTGGATAGAAGATCGGAATTGATGAAGCTAAAAATGGAATCCACTGTTTCAGAAAAAATGGAAGCCAAACAAATTTTTCCATCAACGGTTCCTCCAATTAAAATTGAAGTAAAAAAAGAAGAAGAGAAAAATTTCTTAGAAAAAATATGGCATTAG
- the rsmH gene encoding 16S rRNA (cytosine(1402)-N(4))-methyltransferase RsmH yields MTTTMEYHNPVLLHASVDGLNIKPDGVYVDVTFGGGGHSKEILSRLGPNGKLFAFDQDEDALANALPDERFTLINENFRFIKRFLRFYGIKSVDGILADLGVSSHQFDVPERGFSTRFDAELDMRMSQKNDLNAYRVVNEYDESNLRRVFLDYGELKNAPVLSRTIIEAREHQPIKTTDELKEVLAKYLPERVRNKILAQIYQAIRIEVNQEMDVLKEFLEQSLEILNPEGRLSVISYHSLEDRLVKRFIKNGMFEGEPERDFYGNFSVPFKTIGKLIVPDLAEIKINNRARSAKLRIAEKKEKV; encoded by the coding sequence ATGACGACGACAATGGAATATCATAATCCAGTATTGCTTCACGCTTCTGTAGATGGTTTGAATATAAAACCAGATGGAGTTTATGTGGATGTTACTTTTGGCGGTGGCGGTCATTCAAAAGAAATTTTAAGCAGACTTGGACCAAACGGAAAGTTATTTGCTTTTGATCAGGATGAAGACGCTTTAGCGAATGCTTTGCCAGACGAAAGATTTACATTAATAAATGAGAATTTTAGATTTATAAAAAGGTTTCTTCGTTTTTATGGTATAAAAAGTGTTGATGGAATTTTGGCAGATTTGGGCGTTTCCTCTCATCAGTTTGATGTGCCCGAAAGAGGATTTTCGACCCGATTTGATGCCGAGTTGGATATGAGAATGAGTCAGAAAAATGATTTGAATGCTTATCGTGTGGTCAATGAATATGATGAGTCGAACCTTAGAAGGGTTTTTCTAGATTATGGAGAGCTTAAAAATGCTCCCGTTTTGTCAAGAACAATTATTGAAGCTCGAGAGCATCAACCAATAAAAACTACTGATGAATTGAAAGAAGTCTTGGCTAAATATTTACCGGAAAGAGTTCGCAATAAAATATTGGCTCAGATTTATCAGGCCATTCGAATTGAAGTCAATCAGGAAATGGATGTGCTGAAAGAATTTTTAGAACAATCATTAGAAATATTAAATCCAGAAGGAAGATTAAGTGTAATATCTTATCATTCACTGGAAGATCGTTTGGTTAAAAGATTTATCAAAAACGGAATGTTTGAGGGGGAACCAGAACGTGATTTTTATGGTAATTTCTCAGTTCCTTTTAAAACGATAGGAAAGTTAATTGTTCCTGATCTTGCCGAAATTAAAATAAACAATAGAGCCAGAAGTGCCAAACTGAGAATTGCAGAGAAAAAAGAAAAAGTTTAA
- a CDS encoding division/cell wall cluster transcriptional repressor MraZ has protein sequence MDTIIGTYECKVDAKGRVLLPAPLKKQLASSLQNGFVLKRSVFQPCLELYPMEEWDLMMKKINKLNRFVKKNNDFIRRFTAGVKVVEIDALGRLLVPKDLVVFASIFKDVVFSSAVNIVEIWDKDLYEKSIDGEDVDFADLAEEVMGNLNDDDNGIS, from the coding sequence TTGGACACAATTATTGGGACATATGAGTGTAAAGTCGATGCAAAAGGAAGGGTTTTGTTGCCTGCTCCCTTAAAAAAGCAATTGGCTTCTTCTCTTCAAAACGGTTTTGTTTTGAAGCGTTCTGTGTTTCAGCCCTGTCTCGAATTGTATCCTATGGAAGAGTGGGATTTGATGATGAAAAAAATCAATAAGCTCAATCGCTTTGTAAAAAAGAACAACGATTTTATTCGCCGTTTTACAGCAGGTGTAAAAGTGGTAGAAATCGATGCTTTGGGCAGATTGCTGGTTCCTAAAGATTTAGTAGTGTTTGCAAGTATTTTTAAAGATGTGGTTTTTTCATCGGCAGTAAATATTGTGGAGATTTGGGATAAAGATTTATACGAAAAATCAATTGATGGCGAGGATGTAGATTTTGCAGATTTAGCCGAAGAAGTAATGGGAAATTTAAATGACGACGACAATGGAATATCATAA
- a CDS encoding alpha/beta fold hydrolase: protein MEKYYKKEGKYSYYEAGEGIPIVILHGLMGGLSNFDAVASYFSNKGYKIIIPDLPIYTQNILKTNVKSFAVYVKNFITFKKLDRVILLGNSLGGHIALYHTKMFPEKVSGLVITGSSGLYESAMGDSYPKRGDYEYIKKKAEDVFYDPKIATPELIDEVYATVNDRIKLIKTLTIAKSAIRHNMAKDLPKMHVQTCIIWGKNDKVTPPDVADEFHRLLPNSTLYWIDKCGHAAMMEQPEEFNAHLEDWLTHTHLAEH from the coding sequence ATGGAAAAATACTATAAAAAAGAAGGTAAATACAGTTATTACGAAGCAGGTGAAGGGATTCCGATTGTCATTTTACATGGCTTAATGGGAGGACTAAGTAATTTTGATGCTGTAGCTAGTTATTTTTCTAATAAAGGTTATAAAATAATCATCCCAGATTTACCCATTTACACCCAAAACATTCTAAAAACAAATGTAAAAAGTTTTGCTGTTTATGTAAAAAACTTCATTACTTTCAAAAAATTGGACAGAGTAATTCTTTTAGGAAATTCTTTAGGAGGTCATATTGCTTTGTACCACACAAAAATGTTTCCCGAAAAAGTCTCTGGTCTTGTAATTACAGGAAGTTCTGGATTATACGAAAGCGCTATGGGAGACAGTTACCCAAAAAGAGGTGACTATGAATACATCAAGAAAAAAGCCGAAGACGTTTTTTACGATCCAAAAATTGCCACTCCTGAACTTATTGACGAAGTATATGCAACAGTAAATGACCGTATAAAACTAATAAAAACATTGACCATTGCCAAAAGTGCCATTCGTCATAATATGGCAAAAGATTTACCAAAAATGCATGTGCAAACTTGTATTATTTGGGGCAAAAACGACAAAGTTACTCCTCCCGACGTGGCGGATGAATTTCATAGATTATTACCCAATTCAACTTTGTATTGGATTGATAAATGTGGACATGCGGCCATGATGGAACAGCCAGAAGAATTTAATGCCCATCTTGAAGATTGGCTAACGCACACCCATTTGGCGGAGCACTAA
- the yihA gene encoding ribosome biogenesis GTP-binding protein YihA/YsxC: MKINTAEFVVSNSDVSKCPKDFLPEYAFIGRSNVGKSSLINMLTNQKKLAKTSGRPGKTQLINHFLINNNWFLVDLPGYGYAKVSKKTKSIFQEFITDYFETREQLVCAFVLIDIRHEAQTIDIEFMSYMGESEIPFCIVFTKADKISRVKIDSHIAAYKKQMFANNWAEMPHYFVTSATESTGKEELLSYIAEVNDEVNKNNSTF; the protein is encoded by the coding sequence ATGAAAATTAATACTGCAGAATTCGTTGTAAGCAACTCTGATGTAAGCAAATGTCCCAAAGATTTTTTGCCAGAATATGCTTTTATAGGCAGATCAAATGTTGGGAAGTCATCATTAATAAACATGTTGACCAATCAAAAAAAATTAGCTAAAACCTCTGGAAGACCAGGAAAAACACAGCTCATCAATCATTTTTTAATTAACAACAATTGGTTTTTGGTCGATTTGCCAGGATATGGTTATGCTAAAGTTTCCAAAAAAACTAAATCAATTTTTCAGGAATTCATCACTGATTATTTTGAAACAAGAGAGCAATTGGTATGTGCCTTTGTGTTAATAGATATTCGCCACGAAGCACAAACGATAGACATCGAATTTATGTCATACATGGGAGAAAGTGAGATTCCGTTTTGTATCGTTTTTACAAAAGCAGATAAAATAAGCAGAGTAAAGATAGATTCTCATATTGCAGCATATAAAAAACAAATGTTTGCCAACAATTGGGCCGAAATGCCGCATTACTTTGTAACATCGGCAACAGAATCTACAGGAAAAGAGGAACTTTTAAGTTATATAGCCGAAGTAAACGATGAAGTAAACAAAAACAATTCAACGTTTTAG
- a CDS encoding DUF4252 domain-containing protein, which translates to MKNLMVFVLVLLLVSCGTVTPYEAFRKENKQDVALSFGASRFVLNRFIRDKEFRKFTKQSGVKKYHILVAKENPKFLKSNFAGFLVKNKYEEIFHTNTSDGKIYIYSCEKGDKLKEVIVKLEEDSQIIFLSFQGDLKINDFEKLTAFNEVN; encoded by the coding sequence ATGAAAAATTTAATGGTATTTGTGTTGGTGTTACTTTTGGTTTCTTGCGGAACAGTAACGCCTTATGAGGCTTTTCGAAAAGAAAATAAACAGGATGTTGCTTTGTCCTTTGGGGCTTCTAGATTTGTCTTGAATAGGTTTATACGGGACAAAGAGTTTAGAAAGTTTACAAAACAGTCTGGTGTCAAAAAGTATCATATATTGGTAGCAAAAGAAAATCCAAAATTTTTAAAATCAAATTTTGCTGGTTTTTTGGTTAAAAATAAATACGAAGAGATTTTTCATACCAATACTTCAGACGGGAAAATTTATATTTATTCCTGTGAGAAAGGGGATAAGTTAAAGGAAGTGATTGTGAAGCTTGAAGAAGATTCGCAAATTATATTTTTGAGTTTTCAAGGTGATTTAAAAATAAATGATTTTGAAAAATTAACTGCTTTTAATGAAGTAAATTAA
- the gldC gene encoding gliding motility protein GldC, whose amino-acid sequence MSNQNTSEIKFLVELDENRVPEKLFWTAKDGGVELSEAKAIMLNVWDSKAKESMRIDLWTKEMPVDEMKIFFHQTLVAMADTFKRATNDEKMSDTMLDFCDYFAEKLELKK is encoded by the coding sequence ATGTCAAATCAAAATACCTCAGAAATTAAATTTTTAGTCGAATTGGACGAAAACCGTGTTCCAGAAAAACTTTTTTGGACAGCCAAAGATGGAGGAGTCGAACTTTCAGAAGCTAAAGCAATTATGCTAAATGTTTGGGACAGCAAAGCCAAAGAAAGTATGCGAATTGATTTGTGGACGAAAGAAATGCCGGTGGATGAAATGAAAATTTTCTTTCATCAAACGTTAGTGGCTATGGCTGATACTTTTAAAAGAGCAACAAACGATGAAAAAATGTCGGATACCATGCTTGATTTTTGTGACTATTTTGCCGAAAAATTAGAATTGAAGAAATAG